The following proteins are co-located in the Chryseobacterium daecheongense genome:
- a CDS encoding OmpA family protein translates to MKNLKLGISALALTVASTVFAQTTNNPWMIGVGAHAENHTAQRNNFSNTFAARNLTKTLFNMNNFSITPPLSKLTVARNIGKGLVIDWQTSVGNVDNKRFNSGKEFFLMTGLGFQAKAAGLLWNEESWFDPYLRVGANYLRHDYTALTFPRTDANGYVISNGDNGNENGKANFFTVSTGAGINFWVTKNFGLGVQGDYVSTPGDKSTVANFWQASASLNFRFGNRDRDKDGILDKDDLCPDTPGLPEFQGCPDTDGDGVPDKDDQCPDVAGPVENNGCPWPDTDGDGVIDKDDACPTVAGPAENNGCPWPDTDGDGILDKDDACPTVPGLPEYNGCPKPKDVIAKEATGALKDILFDFNKATIRPESSAKLDQAATIIKQSNDGTFLVTGHTDKKGADAYNLKLSRQRAASVVAALESRGVSGTQLKSVGVGERDATVSEKASDAERMVDRKVVVEAVNGAAWDALKKSDLEVVEKKTVVKKGKAPAKRKAPAKKRK, encoded by the coding sequence ATGAAAAATCTAAAATTAGGAATTTCAGCATTGGCACTTACTGTTGCTTCTACTGTATTCGCACAGACTACCAACAATCCGTGGATGATCGGAGTTGGTGCTCATGCGGAAAATCATACAGCTCAGAGAAACAACTTCAGTAATACTTTTGCTGCAAGAAATTTAACAAAGACTTTGTTCAATATGAACAACTTCTCTATTACGCCTCCATTATCTAAACTTACTGTAGCAAGAAATATCGGTAAAGGTTTAGTAATCGACTGGCAGACTTCAGTAGGGAACGTTGACAATAAGAGATTCAACAGCGGGAAAGAATTTTTCCTAATGACTGGTCTTGGTTTCCAAGCTAAGGCAGCGGGTCTTTTATGGAACGAGGAGTCTTGGTTTGATCCATACTTAAGAGTAGGTGCGAACTATTTAAGACATGATTATACTGCATTAACTTTCCCAAGAACTGACGCTAACGGTTATGTTATCAGTAACGGGGATAACGGTAATGAAAATGGTAAAGCTAACTTCTTTACAGTTTCTACTGGTGCAGGTATCAACTTCTGGGTAACTAAAAACTTCGGTTTAGGTGTTCAAGGAGATTATGTTTCAACTCCAGGTGATAAATCTACAGTTGCAAACTTCTGGCAAGCTTCTGCATCTTTGAACTTTAGATTTGGTAACAGAGATAGAGATAAAGATGGTATCTTAGATAAAGACGATCTTTGTCCTGATACTCCAGGTTTACCAGAATTCCAAGGATGTCCTGATACTGACGGTGATGGAGTTCCAGATAAAGACGATCAATGTCCAGATGTAGCAGGACCAGTTGAAAACAACGGTTGTCCTTGGCCAGATACAGATGGTGACGGTGTTATCGACAAAGATGATGCTTGTCCTACAGTAGCAGGTCCAGCTGAAAACAATGGTTGTCCTTGGCCAGATACAGATGGTGACGGTATCCTTGATAAAGATGATGCTTGTCCTACAGTTCCTGGATTACCAGAATACAACGGATGTCCTAAGCCTAAAGATGTAATCGCTAAAGAAGCTACAGGTGCTCTTAAAGATATCTTGTTTGATTTCAACAAAGCGACTATCAGACCTGAATCTAGCGCTAAATTAGATCAAGCTGCAACAATCATTAAGCAATCTAACGACGGAACATTCTTAGTAACTGGTCACACAGATAAGAAAGGTGCTGATGCTTACAACTTGAAACTTTCTAGACAAAGAGCTGCTTCTGTAGTTGCTGCTTTAGAATCAAGAGGTGTTAGCGGAACTCAATTGAAATCTGTAGGTGTAGGTGAAAGAGATGCTACTGTATCTGAAAAAGCATCTGATGCTGAAAGAATGGTAGACAGAAAAGTAGTTGTAGAAGCTGTTAACGGTGCTGCTTGGGATGCACTTAAGAAATCTGATCTAGAAGTTGTAGAGAAGAAGACTGTAGTGAAGAAAGGTAAAGCTCCAGCTAAAAGAAAAGCTCCAGCTAAAAAAAGAAAATAA
- a CDS encoding UDP-2,3-diacylglucosamine diphosphatase, translating to MKRNVELVVISDVHLGTYGCKAKELLRYLNSIQPKILVLNGDIIDIWQFKKSYFPKPHLKVIKKILSFATKNTKVYYITGNHDEMFRKFTDFELGKLKVCNKICLDIDKKKTWIFHGDVFDASVQHSKWIAKLGGKGYDLLIMINNVVNWILEKMGREKYSFSKKIKNNVKKAVKYIGDFELTASELAIDNHYDFVICGHIHQPQIRKVTNKKGACTYLNSGDWIENLSALEYHDKEWKIFYYDEHKHLLQDDETEEIQDLDTNELLKIVTNFSE from the coding sequence ATGAAAAGAAACGTTGAATTAGTTGTAATTTCGGATGTGCATTTGGGAACTTATGGATGTAAGGCTAAAGAATTGTTAAGATATCTGAATTCTATTCAACCGAAAATTCTGGTTTTGAATGGTGATATCATTGACATCTGGCAATTCAAAAAGTCTTACTTCCCTAAACCTCATTTGAAGGTAATTAAAAAGATTCTCTCATTTGCAACAAAAAATACCAAGGTATATTACATTACCGGAAATCATGACGAGATGTTCCGAAAGTTTACCGATTTCGAATTAGGTAAACTTAAAGTCTGCAACAAAATCTGTCTTGATATTGATAAAAAGAAAACATGGATCTTTCATGGTGATGTATTTGATGCATCTGTTCAACATTCTAAATGGATCGCAAAACTAGGCGGAAAAGGATATGATTTGCTAATCATGATCAATAACGTCGTTAATTGGATCCTGGAAAAAATGGGTAGGGAAAAATACTCATTCTCCAAAAAAATCAAAAATAACGTAAAAAAGGCGGTAAAGTATATTGGTGACTTTGAACTTACGGCTTCTGAACTTGCAATAGATAATCATTACGACTTTGTCATATGTGGTCACATCCATCAGCCTCAAATTCGTAAAGTTACCAATAAAAAAGGCGCTTGCACTTATCTTAATTCCGGAGACTGGATAGAGAACTTATCAGCTTTGGAGTACCATGATAAAGAATGGAAGATCTTTTACTATGATGAGCATAAACATCTGCTGCAGGATGATGAAACAGAGGAAATTCAGGATCTTGATACCAACGAACTTCTTAAAATTGTAACTAACTTTTCTGAATGA
- a CDS encoding glycosyl transferase produces the protein MKILYAFQGTGNGHVARAQEIIPILKKYASVDTLISGHQSQLKADFDINFQYKGISLLYNKTGGLSYRKTFTENKFIEAAKTINDLELKQYDLIINDYEPLTGWASKLKNLPMIELSHQASMSFAETPKPKKRDFLGELILKYYVPSERRIGFHFENYHPQIKKPVIRHKIRNLNPDKKGYYLVYLPSFSDENIIKVLKQIPVQWKVFSKYSKVRLKIKNVEIFPIDEKEYLTCFENCDGILCNAGFEAPAEALFMDKKLFVIPIHNQYEQECNACALDTMGIPNSKVLKLGEIMEWVASDHHIKVDYPDDIEQILLNEVLIL, from the coding sequence ATGAAAATCTTATATGCGTTTCAAGGCACAGGTAACGGACATGTTGCAAGGGCTCAGGAGATCATTCCTATATTAAAAAAATATGCTTCGGTTGATACTTTAATCAGTGGTCATCAATCGCAATTAAAGGCTGATTTTGACATTAACTTTCAATATAAAGGGATTTCCTTACTCTATAACAAAACAGGTGGTTTATCCTATCGAAAAACATTTACTGAAAATAAATTTATTGAGGCGGCAAAAACAATCAATGATCTGGAACTAAAGCAGTACGATCTCATCATTAATGACTATGAACCGTTAACGGGGTGGGCAAGCAAGCTAAAGAATCTTCCGATGATTGAGCTTAGTCATCAGGCTTCGATGAGTTTTGCTGAAACTCCAAAACCTAAAAAAAGAGACTTCCTGGGTGAACTTATCTTGAAGTATTATGTACCCAGTGAAAGAAGGATTGGTTTTCATTTTGAAAATTATCATCCACAAATAAAGAAGCCGGTCATAAGACATAAAATACGAAATCTTAATCCTGATAAAAAAGGATACTACCTGGTTTATTTACCAAGCTTTTCTGATGAAAATATTATTAAAGTATTAAAACAAATTCCTGTGCAGTGGAAGGTTTTTTCCAAGTACAGCAAAGTGAGACTTAAAATAAAAAATGTTGAAATATTCCCCATCGATGAAAAGGAATACCTGACCTGTTTTGAAAATTGTGATGGTATTTTATGTAATGCAGGTTTTGAAGCTCCGGCTGAAGCTCTCTTTATGGATAAAAAGTTGTTTGTTATTCCAATTCATAATCAATATGAGCAGGAGTGCAATGCCTGTGCTCTGGATACGATGGGAATTCCCAATTCTAAAGTATTAAAGCTTGGGGAAATAATGGAATGGGTAGCTTCAGATCATCACATTAAAGTAGATTACCCTGATGATATTGAACAAATACTGTTAAATGAGGTTTTAATTCTTTAA
- a CDS encoding GNAT family N-acetyltransferase produces the protein MKFENNKSGNGGVLTLNNELTEIGRLTYTIFPEENKFIISFVLVHPEFEGRGMGKYLVEEAIRFARENNWKVYPHCSYARSVMMRMNDVDDIFLKN, from the coding sequence ATGAAATTTGAAAACAATAAATCCGGAAATGGAGGAGTACTTACACTAAACAATGAACTTACAGAAATTGGCAGACTGACCTATACCATCTTCCCGGAAGAAAACAAATTCATTATATCCTTCGTTTTAGTGCATCCTGAATTTGAAGGCAGAGGAATGGGAAAATATCTCGTAGAAGAGGCCATCAGATTCGCAAGAGAAAACAATTGGAAAGTGTATCCTCATTGTTCTTATGCCAGATCAGTAATGATGAGAATGAATGATGTAGATGATATTTTTTTAAAGAATTAA
- a CDS encoding YebC/PmpR family DNA-binding transcriptional regulator, whose protein sequence is MGRAFEYRKASKMARWDKMAKTFSKIGKDIALAVKAGGADPESNPALRRCIQNAKGANMPKDNVERAIKKASGADAENYEEVTYEGYGQGGVAFFVECTTNNTTRTVANVRAVFNKFDGNLGKNGELAFIFDRKGIFYIDPSQVKMDWDEFEMEMIDGGAEDIDKDDEEIMITTAFEDFGSLSHKLDELKIEVKSAELQRIPNNTKEVTEEQFKANMKMLDRFEEDDDVQNVYHNMEITEELMNSL, encoded by the coding sequence ATGGGAAGAGCGTTTGAATATAGAAAAGCTTCGAAAATGGCGCGTTGGGATAAAATGGCCAAGACTTTCTCTAAAATTGGTAAAGATATAGCGTTAGCAGTAAAAGCAGGTGGAGCAGACCCGGAATCAAATCCGGCGTTAAGAAGATGCATCCAGAATGCCAAAGGTGCAAATATGCCGAAAGATAACGTAGAAAGAGCAATCAAAAAAGCAAGTGGAGCTGATGCTGAAAACTATGAAGAGGTAACATACGAAGGGTATGGACAAGGAGGAGTTGCTTTCTTTGTAGAATGTACTACAAATAATACGACAAGAACGGTAGCGAATGTAAGAGCTGTCTTTAATAAATTTGATGGTAACCTGGGGAAAAACGGGGAACTGGCCTTTATCTTCGATAGAAAAGGGATCTTTTACATCGATCCGAGCCAGGTAAAAATGGATTGGGATGAATTTGAAATGGAGATGATTGATGGTGGTGCAGAAGATATTGATAAAGATGATGAAGAAATAATGATCACTACTGCATTTGAAGATTTCGGTTCTTTATCTCATAAATTAGATGAACTAAAAATTGAAGTTAAAAGTGCAGAGCTTCAAAGAATTCCAAACAATACAAAAGAAGTTACTGAAGAGCAGTTTAAAGCCAATATGAAAATGCTTGATCGCTTTGAGGAAGATGATGATGTACAAAATGTTTATCATAACATGGAAATTACAGAGGAGCTTATGAACTCTTTGTAA
- the smpB gene encoding SsrA-binding protein SmpB produces MKIEKTVNILNRRARFEYEIIEEIEAGMVLTGTEIKSLRSSKASIAESFCQFIDGELYIINMMIDEYKLGTFYNHKTKRERKLLLHKKELQKFEKKLKDAGNTIIPLKLYITDKGKAKVLIALARGKKLFDKREAIKDRENKRTLDRILKKS; encoded by the coding sequence ATGAAGATCGAGAAAACAGTTAACATATTAAACAGAAGAGCCCGTTTTGAGTACGAAATCATTGAAGAAATTGAAGCTGGAATGGTTTTAACAGGCACAGAAATAAAATCTTTACGTTCTTCAAAAGCATCTATCGCAGAATCCTTCTGTCAGTTTATTGATGGGGAATTGTACATCATTAACATGATGATTGATGAATACAAATTAGGTACTTTTTACAATCATAAAACAAAAAGGGAACGGAAATTGCTCTTGCACAAAAAAGAATTACAAAAATTCGAGAAAAAGTTAAAAGATGCAGGGAACACAATTATACCTTTGAAGTTATATATTACGGATAAGGGAAAAGCTAAGGTCTTAATAGCCCTTGCAAGAGGGAAAAAGCTTTTTGATAAAAGGGAAGCGATAAAAGATAGAGAAAATAAACGAACCCTGGATAGAATATTAAAGAAAAGTTAA